The following coding sequences are from one Bradyrhizobium sp. 200 window:
- a CDS encoding ABC transporter substrate-binding protein — protein sequence MTQQQLNRRNFLNSLGITIGAAAATVPAIAPAVAQVDRPPKGNIPATPLKFGHMTFLTGPAAVLGEPSLKGHILAAEEINAQGGILGKRKIETITADENAGTDANVKELRRMKLSEKIDMFTGVISSGNTPALGPVAEELGLLTIFVDGCTDFLWDKAVPNPKFAFRITNIQSADGVTCAVAAAQTWPTAKKIAHIHPDYSYGRNAFDHFMIAYKKMVPGAEVVSEAWPKLGTTDFTAHITKTMSSNPDLIMSSVWGGDYVALYKQALRYGMFNNAKFASTIAFGVAPHAIGKDHPEGVIAGVHSNYYFTFPPGNRWPANKTFVEKYFKRWNEYPNFQSDGAYHTLHMYRTAVEKANRLVGGWPDEEAIISQLEGMYFETAAGYLYIRPDNHQGYKDAVTGFSKNVAEYPFQILDPGRMITIPIRNITAPPNWPKPGTSHNDPTSTYNWIKETWPQVA from the coding sequence ATGACGCAGCAGCAGCTGAATCGCAGAAATTTCCTGAATAGCCTAGGTATTACGATAGGGGCCGCGGCAGCAACGGTGCCGGCGATTGCTCCGGCCGTGGCGCAGGTCGACAGGCCTCCGAAGGGAAATATTCCCGCCACCCCGCTCAAGTTCGGCCACATGACCTTCCTAACCGGCCCCGCGGCAGTGCTCGGAGAGCCCTCGCTCAAGGGCCACATACTGGCCGCCGAGGAGATCAACGCGCAGGGCGGTATTCTCGGCAAACGTAAGATCGAGACCATTACGGCGGACGAGAACGCCGGCACCGACGCCAACGTGAAAGAGCTTCGCCGCATGAAGCTCTCCGAGAAGATCGACATGTTCACCGGCGTCATATCCAGCGGCAATACCCCCGCGCTCGGACCGGTCGCCGAGGAACTCGGTCTGCTCACCATCTTCGTTGACGGCTGCACCGACTTCCTGTGGGACAAGGCGGTGCCGAACCCGAAGTTCGCGTTCCGCATCACCAACATCCAGTCGGCCGACGGCGTGACCTGCGCGGTCGCGGCGGCGCAGACTTGGCCGACCGCAAAGAAGATCGCCCACATCCATCCCGACTACTCTTACGGTCGCAACGCCTTCGACCACTTCATGATCGCCTACAAGAAGATGGTGCCCGGCGCCGAGGTCGTATCGGAAGCTTGGCCGAAGCTCGGCACGACCGACTTCACGGCGCACATCACAAAAACGATGTCCTCGAATCCTGACCTGATCATGTCGTCAGTGTGGGGCGGGGACTATGTGGCGCTCTACAAACAAGCGCTGCGCTATGGCATGTTCAACAATGCCAAGTTCGCGAGCACGATCGCCTTCGGCGTCGCGCCGCACGCCATCGGCAAGGATCACCCGGAAGGTGTCATCGCTGGCGTCCACTCCAATTACTACTTCACCTTCCCACCGGGAAATCGCTGGCCGGCCAACAAGACCTTCGTGGAGAAGTATTTCAAGCGCTGGAACGAGTATCCGAACTTCCAGTCGGATGGCGCGTACCACACGCTTCATATGTACCGTACGGCGGTCGAGAAAGCGAACAGGCTCGTCGGTGGCTGGCCGGACGAAGAGGCGATCATCAGCCAGCTCGAAGGCATGTATTTCGAGACCGCGGCGGGCTATCTCTACATCCGGCCCGACAATCACCAGGGCTACAAGGACGCGGTGACCGGGTTCAGCAAGAACGTGGCCGAGTACCCGTTCCAGATCCTCGATCCGGGCAGGATGATCACGATCCCGATCCGCAACATCACGGCGCCGCCGAACTGGCCGAAGCCGGGCACCTCGCACAACGATCCGACGTCGACCTACAATTGGATCAAGGAGACTTGGCCACAGGTGGCCTGA
- a CDS encoding RbsD/FucU domain-containing protein, whose protein sequence is MLKGIDPILTPDLLWLMASMGHGDDLAVVDANHPAERIARASVTGRLIRLPGLLLPQVIGAILRVLPLDASEPDPIRVMIDAREPDKTPEIHGAVLREINRCSEQPIAFGEIERFAFYDSAKRSFGVVQVGDTHSFGCFLIRKGTIN, encoded by the coding sequence ATGCTGAAGGGAATCGATCCGATCCTGACGCCCGACCTGCTGTGGCTGATGGCGTCGATGGGGCACGGCGACGACTTGGCTGTGGTCGATGCTAACCATCCGGCCGAGCGCATCGCCCGCGCGTCAGTCACGGGTCGCCTGATCCGGCTGCCCGGCCTGCTCCTGCCGCAGGTGATCGGCGCGATTCTGAGAGTCCTTCCGCTCGATGCGTCGGAGCCGGATCCGATCCGCGTCATGATTGATGCGCGCGAGCCCGACAAAACGCCGGAGATTCATGGCGCGGTGCTGCGGGAGATCAACCGCTGTTCGGAGCAGCCCATTGCGTTCGGAGAGATCGAGCGGTTTGCATTCTATGATAGCGCCAAACGCAGCTTCGGCGTCGTGCAGGTCGGCGACACACACAGCTTCGGCTGCTTCCTAATTCGGAAGGGGACGATCAACTAG
- a CDS encoding amidohydrolase family protein, with the protein MTPRIDAHQHFWHVARGDYAWLTPALGAIYRDFNPEDLAPHLAAHGIAASILVQAAPTHAETAFLLDLAHKTAFVAGVVGWTEFAAPDADATIASLAADPLLVGLRPMVQDIADDDWLTRAQLASAFDAMIAHQLVFDALLKPRHLRRLIPVLERHPQLRVVIDHAAKPAIGGGAGAAWRSDITAVAQFPKVACKLSGLVTEAPAHWTVDDLRPYAEHLLTCFGAERLIWGSDWPVVNLAADYGRWISTAEQLMVGLDACAQSRVFGGNAVGMYLSHRGKAIAC; encoded by the coding sequence ATGACACCACGGATCGATGCGCATCAGCATTTCTGGCACGTGGCCCGCGGCGACTACGCGTGGCTGACGCCCGCGCTCGGCGCGATCTATCGCGACTTCAATCCCGAGGATCTGGCGCCACATCTTGCCGCGCATGGAATTGCGGCCAGCATCCTGGTGCAGGCCGCACCGACGCATGCCGAGACTGCCTTCCTGCTCGATCTTGCGCACAAGACCGCGTTCGTTGCAGGCGTGGTCGGCTGGACCGAGTTTGCCGCGCCCGACGCCGATGCCACGATCGCAAGTCTCGCCGCCGATCCGCTGCTCGTCGGTCTGCGTCCGATGGTGCAGGACATAGCCGACGATGATTGGCTCACGCGCGCGCAGCTCGCGTCCGCGTTCGACGCCATGATCGCGCATCAACTGGTGTTCGATGCGCTGCTCAAGCCTCGGCATTTGCGACGGCTCATTCCCGTGCTCGAACGGCACCCGCAGTTGCGTGTCGTTATCGATCACGCGGCCAAGCCCGCTATCGGGGGTGGCGCTGGTGCAGCATGGCGGAGCGACATCACCGCCGTCGCGCAATTCCCGAAGGTCGCCTGCAAACTGTCCGGCCTTGTCACCGAGGCGCCGGCCCACTGGACTGTCGACGATCTGCGGCCTTATGCCGAACACCTCCTGACCTGCTTCGGCGCCGAGCGGCTGATCTGGGGCAGCGACTGGCCGGTGGTCAATCTCGCGGCGGACTATGGCCGCTGGATCTCGACTGCCGAGCAATTGATGGTTGGACTCGACGCGTGCGCGCAATCGCGGGTGTTCGGCGGCAACGCCGTCGGCATGTACTTGTCTCATCGCGGAAAGGCCATCGCATGCTGA
- a CDS encoding aldo/keto reductase produces the protein MTATPATADNNCLPIRPLGRTGLNVSAIGFGAAPIGDLYARLDESVAIGAVATAHDSGITLFDTAPLYGHGLAEHRCGTALRSHPRDGFVLSTKVGRWMDPSKGSADRSGYVGGLPHAAVIDYSYDGTMRSFEQSLLRLGLDRIDILLIHDVDVWTHGAAAIERRFKEAMDGAYRALEQLRSAKAISAIGVGVNEAEMCARFAEAGDFDVMLLAGRYSLLEQPALQGFLPTAERKGLGVLLGGVFNSGILATGARPGAHYNYAVAPPAIMTRVERIEAVCHAHDTKLADAALQFPLAHPAVSSIVLGATSDQEIRRNIASLSRKIPSGLWSDLKAEGLLESHVPVPVLP, from the coding sequence TTGACTGCAACACCGGCCACCGCTGACAATAATTGCCTGCCGATACGGCCGCTCGGCCGCACCGGGTTGAACGTCAGCGCGATCGGGTTCGGCGCGGCCCCGATCGGCGACCTCTATGCGCGTCTTGATGAGAGCGTGGCCATCGGCGCGGTGGCAACGGCTCACGATTCCGGCATCACTCTGTTCGATACAGCCCCGCTCTACGGCCACGGCCTAGCCGAACACCGCTGCGGCACCGCGCTGCGCAGTCATCCGCGCGATGGCTTCGTGCTGTCCACCAAGGTGGGCCGCTGGATGGACCCGTCGAAAGGGTCGGCCGACCGTTCAGGATATGTCGGCGGCCTGCCGCACGCCGCGGTGATCGATTACTCCTATGACGGCACCATGCGTTCGTTCGAGCAGTCGCTGCTGCGGCTCGGCCTCGACCGCATCGACATTCTTCTCATTCATGACGTCGATGTCTGGACCCATGGCGCGGCCGCGATCGAGCGGCGTTTCAAGGAGGCCATGGACGGAGCCTATCGTGCTCTCGAGCAGCTACGCAGCGCGAAGGCGATTTCGGCCATCGGCGTCGGCGTCAACGAAGCCGAGATGTGTGCTCGCTTCGCTGAGGCCGGCGATTTCGACGTCATGCTGCTGGCAGGGCGCTATTCGTTGCTGGAGCAGCCGGCGCTGCAGGGCTTCCTGCCCACAGCCGAGCGCAAGGGACTGGGCGTGCTGCTCGGAGGCGTGTTCAATTCCGGCATTCTCGCCACCGGCGCGCGGCCCGGAGCGCATTACAATTATGCCGTGGCGCCGCCGGCGATCATGACCCGCGTCGAACGGATCGAAGCCGTGTGTCATGCACACGACACCAAGCTCGCCGACGCGGCGCTGCAGTTTCCGCTCGCCCATCCCGCTGTTTCGAGCATCGTGCTGGGGGCAACGTCGGACCAGGAAATCCGCCGGAATATCGCTTCGCTGTCGCGCAAAATTCCGTCCGGCCTGTGGTCCGATCTCAAGGCGGAAGGATTGCTCGAGTCTCACGTTCCGGTTCCGGTTCTGCCATGA
- a CDS encoding amidase, translating to MFEDLIKLGALAAHRLLVSGEVTSVELVDAAARRIATVEPAVNALPTLCLERARAQAQAADRARQAGQKTLLGGLPIVVKDNNDVGGVRTTGGTPIFKTRIAEVSDRTVAKLESNGAIVLGKSNLSELGGAQTTNAVHGTTRNPYDTRLTCGGSSGGAAVALATGETWLAHGNDLGGSLRIPAAFCNVTGLRPTPGRVPRKRLANPFDTMAVEGPMARDVNDLALMFDAMIGFDPGDPLTSPNSEPPFLDAAASPHKPDRLAVSVDLGELPIGGDIRIAMAELVRLFERAGIAVATDSPDVAGAMQAFLALRGSSFLTAWDPFMAEHRSQFPKPVMEDIERGRHQAGAALAAAERYRAELFRRTIDFLDTHRFLICPATQAMPFPVETLFLSELEGCKLSNYLDWISITAIWSLTGCPAISVPVGFSKGLPIGIQILAHPRREADLFHLAAWIEREIALSHVPIDPRSSTPAPPGTMAL from the coding sequence ATGTTTGAAGATCTCATCAAGCTCGGCGCGCTGGCCGCGCATCGGCTGCTTGTCAGCGGCGAGGTGACGTCGGTCGAACTCGTCGACGCTGCGGCCCGGCGGATAGCCACCGTCGAACCTGCGGTCAATGCGCTGCCGACGCTGTGTCTGGAGCGCGCCCGCGCGCAGGCGCAGGCCGCCGACAGGGCGCGTCAGGCAGGGCAAAAAACACTGCTGGGCGGACTGCCGATCGTCGTCAAGGACAACAATGACGTCGGCGGCGTCCGGACCACCGGCGGGACGCCAATCTTCAAGACGCGGATCGCCGAGGTTTCGGACCGTACTGTCGCGAAACTCGAATCCAACGGCGCTATCGTGCTCGGCAAATCCAATCTGTCGGAACTCGGCGGCGCCCAGACGACCAACGCTGTGCACGGCACCACACGGAATCCCTACGACACCCGTCTCACATGCGGCGGATCATCGGGCGGCGCGGCGGTGGCCCTTGCTACCGGCGAGACGTGGCTCGCGCACGGCAATGATCTCGGCGGCAGCCTGCGGATTCCGGCGGCGTTCTGCAATGTCACCGGACTGCGGCCGACGCCGGGCCGGGTGCCGCGCAAGCGCCTCGCCAATCCGTTCGATACCATGGCGGTCGAAGGCCCGATGGCCCGCGATGTCAACGATCTCGCCTTGATGTTCGATGCCATGATCGGCTTCGATCCGGGCGATCCGCTGACGTCGCCAAACTCTGAGCCGCCGTTTCTCGATGCGGCGGCATCGCCGCATAAACCGGACCGGCTCGCGGTGTCGGTCGATCTCGGCGAACTGCCGATCGGCGGCGACATCCGCATCGCCATGGCCGAACTGGTGCGCCTGTTCGAACGCGCCGGCATCGCGGTTGCGACGGATTCGCCCGATGTCGCCGGTGCCATGCAGGCTTTTCTGGCGTTGCGCGGGTCGAGCTTCCTCACTGCTTGGGATCCGTTCATGGCGGAACACCGCAGCCAGTTTCCCAAGCCGGTGATGGAGGATATCGAGCGCGGCCGGCATCAAGCCGGCGCTGCGCTTGCCGCTGCCGAGCGTTATCGCGCCGAGCTGTTCCGCCGCACCATCGACTTTCTCGACACGCACCGCTTCCTGATCTGTCCCGCGACACAGGCCATGCCGTTTCCGGTCGAGACTCTGTTCCTGTCCGAACTCGAGGGGTGCAAGCTGTCGAACTATCTTGACTGGATCTCGATCACGGCGATCTGGTCGTTGACCGGCTGCCCGGCGATTTCAGTTCCGGTCGGCTTCTCGAAGGGCCTGCCGATCGGCATCCAGATTCTCGCCCATCCGCGCCGCGAGGCCGATCTCTTTCATCTTGCCGCCTGGATCGAGCGCGAAATTGCCCTATCCCATGTACCGATCGATCCGCGATCCTCGACGCCGGCACCACCAGGGACGATGGCGCTTTGA
- a CDS encoding LacI family DNA-binding transcriptional regulator, whose amino-acid sequence MATIRDVAQLASVSMATVSNVLNNPARVSPELLARVRAAVDKLGYAPDAAARSLRKRSSGLLGLIVGDITNPFFSELFEAIELAAAVRGFSVILCNSNEITEREETHLRMLRSQRIDGLILAPTGTASMNRAALLAALEIPVVLVDRAMEGLGYDAVVLNNHRAAYEATSYAIGCGHRRIALINGPKTVRTAADRLQGYREALLAAGLALEPTLVRDAGFREQSAYEAALQLLRSDQRPTAIFTANNLMTIGVLRATAELSLNCPDDISIIGIDDLPWAEAVAPRLTMVAQPVRSMGETALDLLAQRIAGTRLGPGTTTVMEPRLMVRKSCAAPASTLNAEDADV is encoded by the coding sequence ATGGCGACCATCCGCGACGTGGCCCAGCTCGCAAGCGTGTCAATGGCCACCGTCTCCAACGTTCTCAACAATCCGGCCAGGGTCAGCCCCGAGCTCTTGGCGCGGGTGCGGGCCGCGGTCGACAAGCTCGGCTATGCACCCGATGCGGCCGCGCGCAGCCTGCGCAAGCGATCCAGCGGGCTACTGGGCCTGATCGTCGGCGACATCACCAATCCGTTTTTTTCCGAACTGTTCGAGGCCATTGAGCTTGCCGCCGCCGTGCGCGGCTTCTCCGTCATCCTGTGCAATTCAAACGAGATCACCGAGCGCGAAGAAACCCATTTGCGGATGCTGCGTTCGCAGCGTATCGACGGCCTCATCCTTGCACCGACGGGCACCGCATCAATGAACCGCGCGGCCTTGCTCGCCGCACTCGAAATTCCGGTCGTGCTGGTCGACCGCGCCATGGAAGGGCTCGGCTACGACGCCGTAGTGCTCAACAATCACCGCGCCGCTTATGAGGCGACTTCCTATGCGATCGGCTGCGGCCATCGGCGCATCGCGCTGATCAATGGCCCGAAGACGGTCCGCACCGCCGCCGATCGTCTGCAGGGCTACCGGGAAGCGCTGCTCGCGGCCGGCCTTGCGCTCGAGCCCACCCTGGTGAGGGACGCCGGTTTTCGCGAGCAGTCTGCTTATGAAGCCGCGCTTCAGCTGTTGCGCAGCGACCAAAGACCGACCGCGATCTTCACGGCCAACAACCTGATGACCATCGGCGTGCTACGCGCCACCGCCGAACTCAGCCTCAATTGTCCCGACGATATTTCGATTATCGGCATCGACGATCTTCCCTGGGCGGAGGCCGTCGCCCCGCGTCTCACCATGGTCGCGCAACCGGTTCGCTCCATGGGCGAGACCGCGCTCGATCTGCTGGCCCAGCGCATTGCCGGCACCCGTCTCGGTCCTGGAACCACCACCGTCATGGAGCCGCGGTTGATGGTCCGAAAGTCCTGCGCTGCTCCCGCGTCAACGCTCAATGCCGAGGACGCCGATGTTTGA
- a CDS encoding ABC transporter permease, with product MTGYALRRVLSTVPVFIFVALFVFFLLRITPGDPAIVIAGDQATSAQIETIREQLGLNRPLVDQLLAWAGQLLRGDLGRSVFSDIPVTRLIGQRLEPTAMLALVAILFAIAIALPLGTLAAVRAGGLADRVVMAFAVLGFSSPVFVIAFLLVYLFALTLGWFPTQGYVPLSQGTFACLHSLILPGVALALLYASLLARVTRASLLEVLSEDYIRTATAKGLTPACITIRHALSNAAVPIVTVIGIGMAALLGGVVVTETVFNIPGLGRLATDAIQRRDYPVVQGLILVFSSVYVVINLLVDLSYVLFDPRVRY from the coding sequence ATGACCGGCTACGCGCTTCGCCGTGTGCTCTCCACCGTGCCGGTCTTTATTTTCGTGGCGCTGTTTGTGTTCTTCCTGCTGCGCATCACGCCCGGCGATCCGGCCATCGTGATTGCCGGCGACCAGGCGACCTCGGCGCAGATCGAAACGATTCGCGAGCAGCTCGGGCTCAATCGACCCCTGGTCGATCAGTTGCTCGCATGGGCCGGCCAGTTGCTGCGCGGCGATCTCGGACGTTCGGTGTTTTCCGATATCCCGGTCACCCGTCTGATCGGCCAGCGGCTGGAACCGACAGCGATGCTGGCGCTGGTTGCGATCTTGTTTGCGATCGCGATCGCGCTGCCGCTCGGCACGCTGGCTGCGGTGCGCGCCGGCGGCCTTGCCGATCGCGTCGTGATGGCCTTCGCGGTGCTCGGCTTTTCCTCGCCGGTGTTCGTGATCGCGTTTCTGCTGGTCTACCTGTTCGCACTTACTCTCGGCTGGTTTCCGACCCAGGGCTATGTGCCGCTGTCGCAAGGCACCTTTGCCTGCCTGCATAGCCTGATCCTGCCGGGTGTCGCGCTGGCGCTGCTGTATGCCTCGCTGCTGGCGCGAGTAACGCGCGCGAGCCTGCTCGAAGTGCTGTCGGAAGATTACATTCGCACTGCGACCGCCAAGGGGCTGACGCCGGCGTGCATCACCATCCGCCACGCGTTAAGCAATGCCGCTGTCCCGATCGTCACGGTGATCGGCATCGGGATGGCCGCGCTGCTCGGCGGCGTGGTCGTGACCGAAACCGTGTTCAATATTCCGGGGCTTGGACGGCTCGCCACCGACGCCATTCAGCGCCGCGACTATCCGGTGGTGCAGGGCCTGATCCTGGTGTTCTCCTCGGTGTATGTCGTGATCAATCTCCTGGTCGATCTTAGCTACGTGTTGTTCGATCCGCGGGTCCGGTACTGA
- a CDS encoding ABC transporter permease: MSMAGTVTDTAAAVPNRLSAVRRIASFLAKHPVILIGGAVLLLFILIALLAPLVLPDPTRLNPVQRLRTPSLQNLFGTDQFGRSTLSRTLNGTRISLTVGILVAVVTTAVGLLFGLVAGFLRRIDNVIMRLMDGIMAIPGILLAIALMSLFGSSIQNVVVAISIAEIPRMARIVRSSVLVIREQPYVEAAVTNGTKLSRLLWRHVLPNIAAPVIVQATYVFASAMIVESVLSFLGAGTPPTIPSWGNMLAEGRQYLQRAPWMIAFPGACLALLVLTVNVLGDALRDALDPRLSRR, encoded by the coding sequence ATGTCGATGGCAGGCACCGTGACCGATACGGCTGCCGCCGTGCCCAATCGCCTCAGCGCCGTTCGTAGGATCGCGTCGTTCCTCGCGAAACATCCGGTGATCCTGATCGGGGGCGCGGTGCTGCTGCTGTTCATCTTAATTGCACTGCTGGCGCCGTTGGTGCTGCCGGATCCGACGCGGCTCAATCCAGTGCAGCGCCTGCGCACGCCGAGCCTGCAGAACCTGTTCGGCACCGATCAATTCGGACGCTCGACGCTGTCGCGGACGCTGAACGGCACGCGGATCTCGCTGACAGTCGGCATTCTTGTGGCAGTAGTGACGACTGCGGTCGGTCTTCTGTTCGGTCTGGTTGCGGGGTTTTTGCGTCGGATCGATAATGTCATCATGCGGTTGATGGACGGCATCATGGCGATCCCCGGCATTCTGCTGGCGATCGCTTTGATGTCATTGTTCGGCTCCAGCATCCAGAATGTGGTGGTGGCGATCAGCATTGCCGAAATCCCGCGCATGGCCCGCATCGTGCGCAGCTCGGTACTGGTGATCCGCGAGCAGCCCTATGTGGAAGCAGCCGTCACCAACGGGACCAAGCTGTCCCGTCTGCTGTGGCGACACGTGCTGCCCAATATCGCCGCGCCGGTCATCGTGCAGGCGACTTATGTATTCGCCTCGGCCATGATCGTGGAATCGGTGCTGTCGTTCCTCGGCGCCGGCACGCCGCCGACGATTCCGAGTTGGGGCAACATGCTGGCGGAGGGCCGTCAATATCTGCAGCGCGCGCCGTGGATGATCGCATTCCCGGGCGCTTGCCTCGCGCTGCTGGTGCTCACCGTCAATGTGCTCGGCGACGCCCTGCGCGATGCGCTCGACCCGCGTCTGTCACGGCGCTAG
- a CDS encoding ABC transporter ATP-binding protein, protein MQQPVLSVEQLNVSVQTANGWCPIVRDLSIEVAAGETLCLVGESGCGKSLTALAVMRLLPRGARIDGGRIRLGGVDLAALDEPALRNVRGRDLAMIFQEPMTSLNPVMTIGEQITEGVQRHESVSSAAARARALELFNKVRIPDPQRRLAAYPHQLSGGMRQRVMIAMALACRPKLLLADEPTTALDVTIQAQILEMMAELRAEIGTAIVFITHDLGVVAEIADRVAVLYAGKIVEQTDVVSLFDNACHPYTRGLMRSIPRLSRQAGGAVVDRLTEIKGTVPAPTAVPAGCAFSPRCASATEQCAAEPFAEPLAPSHLVACWHPETAAVAANAGGAR, encoded by the coding sequence ATGCAGCAGCCAGTGCTCTCGGTGGAACAGCTCAACGTCTCGGTGCAGACCGCAAACGGCTGGTGCCCGATCGTCCGCGATCTGTCGATCGAGGTGGCGGCTGGCGAAACGCTATGCCTCGTCGGCGAATCCGGCTGCGGCAAGAGTCTGACGGCGCTTGCGGTCATGCGGCTGTTGCCGCGTGGCGCGCGCATCGACGGCGGGCGGATACGTCTTGGCGGTGTCGACCTTGCCGCGCTGGACGAGCCCGCGCTGCGCAACGTGCGGGGACGGGACCTCGCGATGATCTTCCAGGAGCCGATGACGTCGCTCAATCCGGTCATGACAATCGGTGAGCAGATTACCGAAGGCGTCCAACGCCATGAAAGCGTGTCGTCCGCCGCGGCACGCGCCCGCGCGCTCGAACTGTTCAACAAGGTGCGGATTCCCGATCCGCAACGCAGGCTTGCCGCCTATCCGCATCAGCTGTCCGGCGGTATGCGCCAGCGCGTGATGATTGCAATGGCGCTGGCCTGCCGGCCCAAACTGTTGCTTGCCGACGAGCCGACGACGGCGCTCGACGTGACCATTCAGGCGCAGATCCTGGAAATGATGGCGGAGCTGCGCGCCGAGATCGGAACTGCGATCGTCTTCATCACCCACGATCTCGGCGTGGTGGCCGAGATTGCCGATCGCGTCGCCGTTCTCTATGCCGGCAAGATCGTCGAGCAGACCGACGTGGTGTCGCTGTTCGACAATGCCTGCCATCCCTATACGCGCGGCCTGATGCGCTCGATCCCGCGGCTGTCCCGGCAGGCAGGCGGCGCGGTGGTCGATCGGCTGACCGAGATCAAGGGCACCGTGCCGGCGCCGACTGCGGTTCCGGCCGGTTGCGCCTTCTCGCCGCGTTGCGCTTCGGCAACCGAGCAGTGCGCCGCGGAGCCGTTCGCCGAGCCGCTTGCACCGTCGCATCTGGTGGCCTGCTGGCATCCGGAGACGGCTGCCGTCGCGGCAAATGCCGGGGGGGCGCGATGA
- a CDS encoding oligopeptide/dipeptide ABC transporter ATP-binding protein: protein MTAVLEVDRLTKHFTFRRGLFGEGAVRAVDGVTFSLAQGETLALVGESGCGKSTVARLVLRLTDPTSGTIHLRGEDVTRMAGESLRRARRNVQLVFQDPFASLNPRMTARQIVAEPMINYGAVDDAAFGRRIETLFDCVGLARHQWDRFPHEFSGGQRQRLGIARALALNPAVLVADEPVAALDVSIQAQILNLLADLKRDLGLAYLFISHDLSVVEFISTTVAVMYLGTIIEIASRDAFFKNPRHPYARALLDSVPVTHPSRRGRRALLQGEIPSASALPSGCRFRTRCPMATAICAERPPPLEEKADGHRVACHHVERHASAPADQ, encoded by the coding sequence ATGACAGCTGTGCTCGAGGTCGATCGGCTGACCAAGCACTTTACGTTTCGCCGCGGTCTGTTCGGCGAAGGGGCGGTTCGCGCCGTCGATGGCGTCACGTTTTCGCTGGCGCAGGGCGAGACGCTGGCGCTGGTCGGCGAATCCGGCTGCGGCAAGTCCACGGTGGCGCGGCTGGTGCTTCGGCTGACCGATCCGACGTCGGGCACCATCCATCTGAGGGGTGAAGACGTCACGCGCATGGCAGGCGAAAGCCTGCGCCGGGCCCGCCGCAACGTGCAACTGGTTTTTCAGGATCCGTTCGCCTCGCTTAACCCGCGCATGACCGCGCGCCAGATCGTCGCCGAGCCCATGATCAACTACGGCGCGGTCGATGACGCCGCGTTCGGCCGCCGGATCGAAACGCTGTTCGATTGCGTTGGGCTGGCGCGACATCAATGGGACCGTTTTCCGCACGAATTCTCCGGCGGCCAGCGACAGCGCCTCGGCATCGCGCGCGCACTGGCGCTCAATCCTGCAGTGCTCGTCGCGGACGAGCCGGTCGCGGCGCTCGACGTGTCGATCCAGGCGCAGATCCTCAATTTGCTGGCCGACCTCAAGCGCGACCTGGGGCTGGCTTACCTGTTTATCAGCCACGACCTGAGTGTCGTGGAATTCATCAGCACTACGGTTGCGGTGATGTATCTCGGCACCATCATCGAAATCGCCTCCCGCGATGCGTTCTTCAAAAATCCGCGGCATCCCTATGCACGGGCCCTGCTGGACTCTGTTCCTGTCACCCATCCGAGCCGGCGCGGCCGGCGTGCATTGCTGCAGGGTGAGATTCCGAGCGCCAGCGCGCTACCGTCCGGGTGCCGATTTCGAACGCGGTGTCCAATGGCGACGGCGATCTGTGCCGAGCGGCCGCCGCCGCTCGAGGAGAAAGCCGACGGTCATCGGGTGGCTTGCCACCATGTCGAGCGGCACGCATCCGCACCAGCCGATCAATGA